One stretch of Gadus chalcogrammus isolate NIFS_2021 chromosome 14, NIFS_Gcha_1.0, whole genome shotgun sequence DNA includes these proteins:
- the obi1 gene encoding ORC ubiquitin ligase 1 gives MAINIKSSTFSITLPMSCQICLGKVRQPVICPNCHVFCSSCMETWMQSVSQCPACRVPITKDNPCRELIAGSDGEEIQNRETSRRLRKMRGALLLREYEDEIDRLLQENEELKSRLQIVGEEMPAPSHQEAACITQDPNPTAGPSEQRSSDLSELQQLGHELKHATDVCSKAKEDMERHKQTNKMLRSQNLDLVQENMNLRAEVSSRSPQKFSRYTVAALEATIQQNEWQMKQLNKALEQSDKTIECLQARLRGDEGSPPSLWGAPGNQAEKQKLVMMTRSLSDTERQSICSNPEGQTLTTEGQSSNFPASPGRSDGEKMMGFTAANFYGTPPKLQPSTPSSAFCSLSLKSPTIVGGKAAIKSGTSLRKLSFEDPLEKVRSTASPTESCSPNLPKRLAASTKAEISKSPFWCAWQGPKPDDPPSVGPISEDSQMVGDAPSAAAQVKPGGSHSSSESSMDAAYRSKVSELDCMMWDSDSSCSQGSRFSQGASPAADLDATLVPKPKPEAASAASIDASKCDPSFCAPDTLGQARSVGERAAGGGDADQDGPRPATSLGSGGADSLWSGKAGGAQGGDGTLGFGRAMGLGSERVGVLQGIAASLGCSWPGGAPVPVVVEGEGLSQTDELSFDILFDPSLDGPVTGSDDPAILPHNSPSPSSASGWDRQLFIGQSTKRKSHSPFNTNSPTKLSKFV, from the exons ATGGCCATTAATATTAAATCCTCTACGTTTTCCATCACCCTTCCCATGTCCTGCCAGATATGTCTCGGAAAG GTTCGACAACCGGTTATCTGTCCGAACTGTCACGTGTTCTGCTCCAGCTGCATGGAAACCTGGATGCAGAGCGTGAGCCAGTGTCCCGCGTGCCGCGTCCCCATCACCAAAGACAACCCCTGCAGAGAACTGATAG CCGGCAGCGATGGAGAGGAGATCCAGAacagagagaccagcaggagacTGAGGAAGATGAGAGGAGCGCTGCTTCTACGAGAATATGAG GATGAGATTGATCGGCTGCTTCAGGAGAACGAGGAGTTGAAGAGCAGACTACAGATTGTTGGGGAAGAGATGCCTGCCCCCAGCCACCAGGAGGCTGCGTGCATCACCCAGGACCCTAACCCGACTGCAGGCCCCTCAGAACAGAGGAGCTCTGATCTCAGTGAGCTCCAACAGCTCGGCCACGAGTTGAAGCACGCTACCGACGTCTGCAGCAAGGCGAAGGAGGACATGGAGAGGCATAAGCAG ACAAACAAGATGCTGAGGTCTCAGAACTTGGACTTGGTGCAGGAGAACATGAACCTCCGAGCAGAGGTGTCCAGCCGCTCTCCACAGAA GTTCAGCCGCTACACGGTTGCTGCTCTGGAAGCAACCATTCAGCAGAACGAGTGGCAGATGAAGCAGCTGAACAAGGCTCTTGAGCAGAGCGACAAGACCATCGAATGTCTGCAGGCCCGGCTCCGGGGCGACGAGGGCAGTCCTCCAAGCCTCTGGGGGGCACCAGGTAACCAGGCGGAGAAGCAGAAACTGGTCATGATGACGAGGAGTCTGAGCGACACAGAGAGGCAATCCATCTGCAGCAACCCTGAAGGTCAAACTCTGACCACTGAAGGTCAAAGCTCAAATTTCCCGGCTTCTCCCGGGAGATCCGATGGCGAGAAGATGATGGGATTCACGGCAGCCAATTTCTATGGAACACCTCCAAAGCTgcagccctccaccccctcgTCAGCGTTCTGCTCCTTGTCTCTGAAGAGTCCGACTATCGTTGGCGGGAAAGCAGCAATAAAGTCGGGCACCTCACTGAGGAAGCTCAGCTTTGAAGATCCTCTTGAGAAGGTGAGAAGCACGGCCTCGCCAACGGAAAGCTGCTCTCCAAACCTTCCCAAACGCCTCGCTGCAAGTACTAAAGCCGAGATCTCCAAGAGCCCCTTCTGGTGTGCATGGCAGGGACCCAAACCTGATGATCCTCCCAGTGTTGGACCAATCAGTGAGGACTCCCAGATGGTTGGAGACGCCCCCTCTGCCGCTGCTCAGGTGAAGCCGGGCGGCTCCCACAGCTCCAGCGAGTCCTCCATGGACGCTGCATACCGCAGCAAGGTCTCCGAGTTAGACTGTATGATGTGGGACAGCGATAGCTCCTGTAGCCAAGGATCACGGTTCTCCCAGGGTGCCTCACCTGCTGCAGATCTAGACGCCACTCTCGTTCCCAAACCCAAACCAGAGGCTGCCTCTGCGGCCTCCATCGACGCAAGCAAATGTGATCCATCTTTCTGTGCACCAGACACTCTAGGCCAGGCCAGGTCTGTCGGGGAGAGGGCTGCTGGGGGAGGCGATGCTGACCAGGATGGCCCAAGACCAGCTACTAGTCTCGGGTCTGGTGGAGCAGATAGCCTTTGGTCTGGTAAGGCGGGTGGAGCCCAGGGTGGAGACGGCACTCTTGGTTTTGGTAGAGCCATGGGTCTGGGGTCTGAGAGGGTAGGCGTACTCCAGGGTATTGCAGCTAGTCTGGGGTGCAGTTGGCCGGGTGGGGCCCCTGTTCCAGTCGTGGTCGAGGGCGAAGGGCTCTCTCAGACCGATGAGCTGTCCTTTGACATCCTCTTTGACCCATCGTTGGATGGTCCTGTAACTGGTTCTGATGACCCAGCTATCCTTCCACACAATAGTCCAtccccttcctctgcctctggCTGGGACCGGCAGCTGTTCATCGGTCAGTCGACGAAGAGGAAGTCCCACAGTCCCTTCAACACTAACAGCCCCACAAAACTTTCAAAGTTTGTGTGA
- the pou4f1 gene encoding POU domain, class 4, transcription factor 1 isoform X1, giving the protein MMSMNSKQTHFGMHPSLPEHKYTTLHSSSEAIRRACLQTPQLQSNIFASLDETLLARAEALAAVDIAVSQGKTHPFKPDATYHTMNTVPCSSNSTVPLAHHHHHHHHHHHPNHLDPPPDIMDHLSSPSLALMSGGHDGSGGGGGGGGGGGGGGGGGGGLLSSSAHAHSHMHGLTHLSHHQAAMSMSSPLTHHHHGLLPGHHGGGLGNNGLPSINESDTDPRELEAFAERFKQRRIKLGVTQADVGGALANLKIPGVGSLSQSTICRFESLTLSHNNMIALKPILQAWLEEAEGAQREKMSKPDIFNGGEKKRKRTSIAAPEKRSLEAYFAVQPRPSSEKIAAIAEKLDLKKNVVRVWFCNQRQKQKRLKFSAAH; this is encoded by the exons ATGATGTCCATGAACAGCAAGCAGACGCACTTCGGGATGCACCCGTCGCTCCCGGAGCACAAGTACACCACCCTGCATTCCAGCTCCGAGGCCATCCGCAGGGCGTGCCTACAGACCCCGCAG CTGCAGAGTAACATCTTCGCCAGTCTAGATGAGACGCTGCTGGCTCGCGCGGAGGCTCTCGCGGCCGTGGACATCGCCGTGTCGCAGGGCAAGACGCATCCCTTCAAACCGGACGCCACCTACCACACCATGAACACTGTCCCGTGCTCCTCCAACTCCACCGTGCCgctggcccaccaccaccaccaccaccatcaccaccaccacccgaaCCACCTCGACCCCCCGCCGGACATCATGGACCACCtcagctcgccctctctcgcgcTCATGAGCGGCGGGCACGACGGGTccggtggtggcggcggaggtggtggaggtggaggtggtggaggtggaggaggtgggggtctgCTCTCTTCCTCGGCCCACGCACACTCCCACATGCACGGCTTGACTCACCTGTCTCACCACCAGGCCGCTATGAGCATGAGCTCCCCCCTcacccatcaccaccacggCCTCCTCCCGGGACACCACGGCGGTGGCCTGGGTAATAACGGACTTCCATCCATCAACGAGTCGGACACGGACCCGCGGGAGCTGGAGGCCTTCGCAGAGCGCTTCAAGCAGCGGAGGATCAAGCTGGGCGTGACCCAGGCGGACGTGGGGGGCGCGCTGGCCAACCTGAAGATCCCGGGCGTTGGGTCGCTCAGCCAGAGCACCATTTGCCGCTTCGAGTCGCTCACGCTGTCCCACAACAACATGATCGCGCTGAAGCCTATCCTGCAGGCCTGGCTCGAGGAGGCGGAGGGCGCCCAGCGGGAGAAGATGAGCAAACCGGACATTTTTAACGGCGGGGAGAAGAAGCGGAAGAGGACGTCGATCGCCGCCCCAGAGAAGCGGTCTCTGGAGGCGTACTTCGCCGTCCAGCCAAGGCCCTCGTCGGAGAAGATCGCGGCGATCGCGGAGAAGCTGGACCTGAAAAAGAACGTGGTGCGGGTCTGGTTCTGCAaccagagacagaaacagaaacgCTTAAAGTTCTCCGCTGCGCACTGA
- the pou4f1 gene encoding POU domain, class 4, transcription factor 1 isoform X2 — MMSMNSKQTHFGMHPSLPEHKYTTLHSSSEAIRRACLQTPQLQSNIFASLDETLLARAEALAAVDIAVSQGKTHPFKPDATYHTMNTVPCSSNSTVPLAHHHHHHHHHHHPNHLDPPPDIMDHLSSPSLALMSGGGGLLSSSAHAHSHMHGLTHLSHHQAAMSMSSPLTHHHHGLLPGHHGGGLGNNGLPSINESDTDPRELEAFAERFKQRRIKLGVTQADVGGALANLKIPGVGSLSQSTICRFESLTLSHNNMIALKPILQAWLEEAEGAQREKMSKPDIFNGGEKKRKRTSIAAPEKRSLEAYFAVQPRPSSEKIAAIAEKLDLKKNVVRVWFCNQRQKQKRLKFSAAH, encoded by the exons ATGATGTCCATGAACAGCAAGCAGACGCACTTCGGGATGCACCCGTCGCTCCCGGAGCACAAGTACACCACCCTGCATTCCAGCTCCGAGGCCATCCGCAGGGCGTGCCTACAGACCCCGCAG CTGCAGAGTAACATCTTCGCCAGTCTAGATGAGACGCTGCTGGCTCGCGCGGAGGCTCTCGCGGCCGTGGACATCGCCGTGTCGCAGGGCAAGACGCATCCCTTCAAACCGGACGCCACCTACCACACCATGAACACTGTCCCGTGCTCCTCCAACTCCACCGTGCCgctggcccaccaccaccaccaccaccatcaccaccaccacccgaaCCACCTCGACCCCCCGCCGGACATCATGGACCACCtcagctcgccctctctcgcgcTCATGAGCG gaggtgggggtctgCTCTCTTCCTCGGCCCACGCACACTCCCACATGCACGGCTTGACTCACCTGTCTCACCACCAGGCCGCTATGAGCATGAGCTCCCCCCTcacccatcaccaccacggCCTCCTCCCGGGACACCACGGCGGTGGCCTGGGTAATAACGGACTTCCATCCATCAACGAGTCGGACACGGACCCGCGGGAGCTGGAGGCCTTCGCAGAGCGCTTCAAGCAGCGGAGGATCAAGCTGGGCGTGACCCAGGCGGACGTGGGGGGCGCGCTGGCCAACCTGAAGATCCCGGGCGTTGGGTCGCTCAGCCAGAGCACCATTTGCCGCTTCGAGTCGCTCACGCTGTCCCACAACAACATGATCGCGCTGAAGCCTATCCTGCAGGCCTGGCTCGAGGAGGCGGAGGGCGCCCAGCGGGAGAAGATGAGCAAACCGGACATTTTTAACGGCGGGGAGAAGAAGCGGAAGAGGACGTCGATCGCCGCCCCAGAGAAGCGGTCTCTGGAGGCGTACTTCGCCGTCCAGCCAAGGCCCTCGTCGGAGAAGATCGCGGCGATCGCGGAGAAGCTGGACCTGAAAAAGAACGTGGTGCGGGTCTGGTTCTGCAaccagagacagaaacagaaacgCTTAAAGTTCTCCGCTGCGCACTGA